A genome region from Macrobrachium rosenbergii isolate ZJJX-2024 chromosome 42, ASM4041242v1, whole genome shotgun sequence includes the following:
- the LOC136828419 gene encoding crustacyanin-C1 subunit-like: MSSSSLLLVLVAVACAVADKVPDFVIKGKCPVVDERKLWEEQRPNHSKFGGTWYQYAITNNPYQLLDQCVRLQYDFNGQSFDASATGITADGKLLKRFGDIAPMPLGDPHLMVAFEESFAAPLVILETDYDNYACLYSCMDYNFGYYSDFSFIFTRDSTPNDSHVRKCEAAFKNIGIDTSRFFKTVQGSNCPYETQKTL; this comes from the exons ATGTCTTCGTCCTCGCTCCTGCTGGTGTTGGTGGCTGTGGCCTGTGCCGTGGCAGATAAAGTTCCCGACTTCGTCATCAAGGGAAAATGTCCCGTCGTAGACGAACGGAAACTCTGGGAAGAACAGAGACCTAATCATTCAAAG ttCGGAGGAACTTGGTACCAGTATGCTATCACCAACAATCCCTACCAGCTTTTGGATCAGTGCGTCAGACTTCAGTATGATTTTA ATGGCCAGAGCTTCGACGCCTCCGCCACTGGGATTACTGCCGACGGCAAGCTTCTGAAGAGATTCGGAGATATCGCCCCCATGCCCCTGGGAGACCCTCACCTCATGGTGGCTTTCGAGGAAT CATTCGCCGCCCCTCTCGTCATCCTGGAGACCGACTACGACAACTACGCCTGCCTCTACTCCTGCATGGACTACAACTTCGGCTACTACTCCgacttctccttcatcttcaccCGGGACTCGACGCCCAATGACTCCCACGTCAGAAAGTGCGAGGCCGCCTTCAAGAACATCGGAATCGACACCAGCCGGTTCTTCAAGACCGTTCAGGGATCCAATTGCCCCTACGAGACACAGAAGACTCTCTAA
- the LOC136828420 gene encoding crustacyanin-A2 subunit-like, whose amino-acid sequence MLSTVIIGFGLVASAFASEALPDFLVPGKCANVKVQDKFDLRRYHGRWYQTEIMENAYQPYTKCINSFYDYSDADYGFSVATAGFSPKEEHLKLQGKIYPTKEFAASHMLIDFPTVMGYPYQIIETDYDTYSCVYSCLDWNTYKTEFAFVFSRTPQNGGPATEKCAEVFRRNGIDFSKFITVPHSAECVYRA is encoded by the exons ATGTTGAGCACTGTTATCATTGGCTTCGGCCTCGTGGCCTCCGCATTCGCTAGTGAAGCTCTTCCGGACTTCTTAGTCCCTGGAAAGTGCGCGAACGTGAAAGTCCAGGACAAGTTCGATCTGCGAAGA tatCACGGCCGTTGGTACCAGACAGAAATCATGGAGAATGCTTACCAGCCTTACACAAAATGCATCAACTCCTTCTACGATTACTCCGATGCTGACTACGGCTTTAGCGTCGCTACAGCTGGCTTCAGCCCCAAAGAAGAGCACCTGAAGTTGCAGGGTAAGATCTACCCAACCAAGGAATTTGCCGCCAGTCACATGTTGATTGACTTCCCAACag TGATGGGATACCCTTACCAAATCATCGAGACCGACTACGACACCTACTCCTGCGTCTACTCCTGCCTCGACTGGAACACCTACAAGACCGAGTTCGCCTTCGTCTTCTCCAGGACGCCCCAGAACGGAGGACCTGCCACCGAGAAGTGCGCCGAGGTCTTCAGGAGGAACGGAATCGATTTCTCCAAATTCATTACTGTCCCTCACTCAGCCGAGTGCGTCTACCGAGCATAA